From the Micromonospora sediminicola genome, one window contains:
- the cobT gene encoding nicotinate-nucleotide--dimethylbenzimidazole phosphoribosyltransferase: MLESTVAAIRPLDEAAMAAARELQGRLTKPAGSLGALEPLSVRLAGLAGACPPPLPDQAAVAIFAGDHGVHAQGVTPWPQEVTAQMIGNFLAGGAVVNAFARQAGASVTVVDVGVATPLSVTPPDPAARAADPAGPSALTVDVVATPADPDGPRLVAANVRAGTRDMTVTAALTRDEARAAVETGIRVADELVDGGAGILLTGDMGIGNTTPAAALVAVFAGADAAAATGRGTGVDDETYARKVAVVRAALARHTPDPADPLGVLASVGGLEHAALAGLILGAAARRVPVLLDGVIAVSAALAAAAFAPDAVGAMVAGHRSAEPGATAALRHLGLDPLIDLGLRLGEGTGALLALPVVTGAVRVLHEVATFDAAGVAEK, translated from the coding sequence ATGCTGGAGTCCACCGTCGCGGCGATCCGGCCGCTCGACGAGGCGGCCATGGCGGCCGCGCGTGAGTTGCAGGGCCGGCTGACCAAGCCCGCCGGCTCGCTCGGCGCCCTGGAGCCGCTCTCGGTACGCCTCGCCGGGCTGGCCGGCGCCTGCCCGCCGCCGCTGCCCGACCAGGCCGCGGTGGCGATCTTCGCCGGGGACCACGGCGTGCACGCCCAGGGCGTGACCCCGTGGCCGCAGGAGGTCACCGCCCAGATGATCGGCAACTTCCTGGCCGGCGGCGCGGTGGTCAACGCGTTCGCCCGGCAGGCCGGCGCCTCGGTCACCGTGGTCGACGTCGGCGTGGCCACCCCGCTGTCGGTCACCCCGCCCGACCCGGCGGCGCGCGCCGCCGACCCGGCCGGCCCGTCCGCGCTCACCGTCGACGTCGTCGCGACGCCCGCCGACCCGGACGGGCCGCGCCTGGTGGCCGCGAACGTCCGCGCCGGCACCCGCGACATGACCGTCACCGCCGCGCTCACCCGGGACGAGGCCCGGGCGGCGGTGGAGACCGGCATCCGGGTCGCCGACGAGCTGGTCGACGGCGGCGCGGGCATCCTGCTCACCGGCGACATGGGCATCGGCAACACCACCCCGGCCGCCGCGCTGGTCGCCGTGTTCGCCGGGGCGGACGCGGCGGCGGCGACGGGCCGGGGCACCGGCGTGGACGACGAGACGTACGCGCGCAAGGTCGCCGTGGTCCGGGCCGCGCTGGCCCGGCACACGCCCGACCCGGCCGACCCGCTGGGCGTGCTCGCCTCGGTCGGCGGGCTGGAGCACGCCGCGCTGGCCGGCCTGATCCTCGGCGCCGCCGCGCGTCGGGTGCCGGTGCTGCTCGACGGCGTGATCGCGGTCAGCGCCGCGCTGGCCGCCGCCGCGTTCGCGCCGGACGCGGTCGGCGCCATGGTCGCCGGGCACCGCAGCGCCGAGCCGGGCGCCACGGCGGCGCTGCGGCACCTCGGGCTCGATCCGCTGATCGACCTGGGACTGCGCCTCGGTGAGGGCACCGGGGCCCTGCTCGCCCTGCCGGTCGTCACCGGCGCCGTCCGGGTGCTGCACGAGGTGGCCACGTTCGACGCGGCCGGGGTGGCCGAGAAGTGA
- a CDS encoding globin: protein MTLFEAIGGEPAFRKLVDVFYAGVADDPLLRPMYPEEDLGPAADRLTLFLVQYWGGPHTYSEQRGHPRLRMRHAPFRIGAAERDAWLRHMRRAVDELDLPPQLAAALWDYLERAAYFMVNVMEDPAAG, encoded by the coding sequence ATGACGCTCTTCGAGGCGATCGGCGGTGAACCGGCCTTCCGCAAGCTGGTGGACGTGTTCTACGCCGGCGTCGCCGACGACCCGCTGCTGCGGCCGATGTATCCGGAGGAGGACCTGGGCCCGGCGGCGGACCGGCTGACCCTCTTCCTGGTCCAGTACTGGGGCGGCCCGCACACCTACTCCGAGCAGCGCGGCCACCCGCGACTGCGGATGCGGCACGCCCCGTTCCGCATCGGCGCGGCCGAGCGGGACGCCTGGCTGCGTCACATGCGCCGGGCGGTGGACGAGCTGGACCTGCCGCCGCAGCTCGCCGCCGCGCTCTGGGACTACCTGGAGCGGGCCGCCTATTTCATGGTGAACGTGATGGAGGACCCGGCCGCCGGCTGA
- a CDS encoding YbjN domain-containing protein, with product MPWWSWRPGPAGGGDPETRSGTTVDDTVRVGPPAPRQPGDDTAAPERPVIADMPATVAPVTLRRVCDALDLLDVRYLADGDGNLLAMWERHAVLVALEGPEDEILVMRARPHATVPPDWADRAYRVVNEWNHTRRFCKAYIGDPTERGQLPIYAELQVPLGAGTHDALLVEMLDCGAAVATTFVDWLHDEGALL from the coding sequence ATGCCGTGGTGGTCATGGCGCCCCGGTCCCGCCGGTGGCGGCGATCCGGAGACTCGAAGCGGGACCACAGTGGACGACACCGTCCGGGTCGGGCCACCGGCCCCGCGCCAGCCGGGAGACGACACGGCGGCGCCCGAGCGGCCGGTCATCGCCGACATGCCGGCCACGGTCGCCCCGGTCACCCTCCGCCGGGTCTGCGACGCGCTCGACCTGCTCGACGTGCGCTACCTGGCCGACGGCGACGGCAACCTGCTCGCCATGTGGGAGCGGCACGCCGTGCTGGTCGCGCTGGAGGGCCCGGAGGACGAGATCCTGGTGATGCGGGCCCGTCCTCACGCGACGGTGCCGCCGGACTGGGCCGACCGGGCCTACCGGGTGGTCAACGAGTGGAACCACACCCGACGGTTCTGCAAGGCCTACATCGGCGACCCGACCGAGCGGGGGCAGCTCCCGATCTACGCCGAGCTGCAGGTGCCGCTCGGCGCCGGCACCCACGACGCGCTGCTGGTCGAGATGCTCGACTGCGGCGCCGCGGTGGCCACCACGTTCGTCGACTGGCTGCACGACGAGGGCGCCCTGCTCTGA
- a CDS encoding alpha,alpha-trehalose-phosphate synthase (UDP-forming) — protein MTVRSSFVVVANRLPVDEVSTPEGRQWRRSPGGLVTALHPVLAEHQGTWVGWAGGTGAAPEPFDLEGIRLHPVPLSAEELERYYEGQSNATIWPLYHDAVETPAYKRRWREAYRLVNARFAEAAADVAAEGATVWVQDYQLQLVPAMLRELRPDLRIGFFLHIPFPPIELFMQMPFRTEILRGLLGADLVGFQQRLAAQNFVRLARHLLGLRYEGQMIQVDGRQVKAGAFPISIDTREMERLAEDPAIQARAKQIREELGNPKTIILGVDRLDYTKGIELRLKAFRELLADGKLTVPDAVMVQVATPSRERVEHYQALRVKVEREVGRINGEFGRVGVPAVHYLHQSYSRSELAAMYVAADVMMVTPLRDGMNLVAKEYVASRADQGGALVLSEFAGAATELRQAFLCNPHDPDAVKDALLRAVHVEKPEARRRMRVMQRHLRSHDVGHWAKSFLSELGVPDTEVA, from the coding sequence GTGACCGTCCGTAGCTCCTTTGTCGTAGTGGCCAACCGCCTGCCGGTCGACGAGGTGAGCACACCCGAGGGGCGGCAGTGGCGGCGCAGCCCGGGCGGCCTGGTGACCGCACTGCACCCGGTGCTCGCCGAGCACCAGGGCACGTGGGTCGGGTGGGCCGGCGGCACCGGCGCCGCGCCCGAGCCGTTCGACCTGGAGGGGATCCGGCTGCACCCGGTGCCGTTGAGCGCCGAGGAGCTGGAGCGTTACTACGAGGGCCAGTCGAACGCGACCATCTGGCCGCTCTACCACGACGCGGTGGAGACGCCGGCCTACAAGCGGCGCTGGCGCGAGGCGTACCGGTTGGTCAACGCCCGGTTCGCGGAGGCCGCTGCCGACGTGGCGGCCGAGGGGGCCACGGTCTGGGTGCAGGACTACCAGCTCCAGCTGGTGCCGGCGATGCTCCGCGAGCTGCGTCCGGACCTGCGGATCGGGTTCTTCCTGCACATTCCGTTCCCGCCGATCGAGCTGTTCATGCAGATGCCGTTCCGCACCGAGATCCTGCGCGGCCTGCTCGGCGCGGACCTGGTCGGCTTCCAGCAGCGGCTGGCGGCGCAGAACTTCGTCCGGCTGGCCCGGCACCTGCTCGGTCTGCGCTACGAGGGGCAGATGATCCAGGTCGACGGCCGGCAGGTGAAGGCGGGCGCGTTCCCCATCTCGATCGACACCAGGGAGATGGAGCGGCTGGCCGAGGACCCCGCGATCCAGGCCCGGGCCAAGCAGATCCGCGAGGAGCTGGGCAACCCGAAGACCATCATCCTGGGCGTCGACCGGCTCGACTACACCAAGGGCATCGAACTCCGCCTCAAGGCCTTCCGGGAACTCCTTGCTGACGGAAAGTTGACAGTTCCCGACGCGGTTATGGTGCAGGTCGCCACGCCCAGCCGCGAGCGCGTGGAGCACTACCAGGCACTTCGGGTGAAGGTGGAACGCGAGGTTGGCCGGATCAATGGTGAATTCGGCCGGGTCGGCGTGCCGGCGGTGCATTATCTGCATCAGTCGTACAGTCGCTCCGAACTGGCCGCGATGTACGTCGCGGCCGACGTGATGATGGTGACCCCGCTGCGAGACGGAATGAATCTGGTGGCCAAGGAGTACGTCGCATCGCGCGCCGACCAGGGCGGCGCGCTCGTGCTCAGTGAGTTCGCCGGCGCCGCCACCGAGCTGCGCCAGGCGTTCCTGTGTAACCCGCACGACCCGGACGCGGTCAAGGACGCGTTGCTCCGGGCCGTGCACGTCGAGAAACCCGAGGCCCGCCGCCGGATGCGCGTCATGCAGCGCCATCTGCGCAGCCACGACGTGGGCCACTGGGCCAAGTCGTTCCTCAGCGAGCTCGGCGTCCCCGATACGGAGGTGGCGTGA
- a CDS encoding acyl-CoA thioesterase: MSDRFVYHCALRWSDLDAYGHVNNARFLTLYEEARVAMMFAGGRAWGVGSFADGVVIRRHEVDYLRPVDYALGRATAEAAPTVRIELWVDEIRAASFSVAYELYDGDALAGTARSVLVPFDLSAQRPRRIAPEERAFLLRYAPGLTG; encoded by the coding sequence TTGTCTGACCGGTTCGTCTACCACTGCGCGCTGCGCTGGTCCGACCTGGACGCGTACGGCCACGTCAACAACGCCCGCTTCCTCACGCTCTACGAGGAGGCCCGGGTGGCGATGATGTTCGCCGGCGGCCGGGCGTGGGGGGTGGGCTCGTTCGCCGACGGTGTGGTCATCCGCCGGCACGAGGTCGACTACCTGCGCCCGGTCGACTACGCGCTCGGCCGGGCCACCGCGGAGGCGGCGCCCACCGTGCGGATCGAACTCTGGGTCGACGAGATCCGCGCCGCGTCCTTCTCGGTCGCCTACGAGCTCTACGACGGCGACGCGCTGGCCGGCACCGCCCGGTCGGTGCTGGTGCCGTTCGACCTGTCCGCGCAGCGGCCGCGCCGGATCGCGCCCGAGGAGCGGGCGTTCCTGCTCCGCTACGCCCCCGGGCTGACCGGATGA
- the cobA gene encoding uroporphyrinogen-III C-methyltransferase: MSEPAPEASPSPYPLGLRLAGRRVVVVGGGAVATRRVPALLDAGADVLLVSPELTPALRAHADAGRLRWEPRRFAPGDLDGAWLVQVAVDDRVAAAAVSAAAAERRIFCVRADDRAAASAWTPAVTRHGPVTVAVLGGGDPRRAMTVRNAVRDLLGARKGPLLTPPVEEGAPFNTTGGRVALVGAGPGDPELITVKGWRLLTEAEVVVADRLVPGLLLDELRPDVELVDASKIPYGPSRTQEEINRILVDRARAGKVVVRLKGGDPYVFGRGGEELLACAEAGVPVTVVPGVTSAVAVPGVAGVPVTHRGVAHEFTVVSGHVAPDSPASLVRWEALAGLRGTLVVLMGLKNLAAIAATLIAHGKPADTPAAVIQEGTTAAQRTLRSTLATVAADVEAAALRPPAIVVIGDVVHALTP; this comes from the coding sequence GTGAGTGAGCCGGCCCCGGAGGCGTCGCCCAGCCCGTACCCCCTGGGGTTGCGGCTGGCCGGCCGGCGCGTGGTCGTGGTGGGCGGGGGAGCGGTCGCCACCCGGCGGGTGCCCGCGCTGCTCGACGCGGGCGCGGACGTCCTGCTGGTGTCGCCCGAGCTGACCCCGGCGCTGCGCGCGCACGCCGACGCCGGCCGGCTGCGCTGGGAGCCGCGCCGGTTCGCCCCCGGCGACCTGGACGGCGCCTGGCTGGTCCAGGTGGCGGTGGACGACCGGGTGGCCGCCGCGGCGGTCAGCGCGGCCGCGGCCGAACGGCGGATCTTCTGCGTCCGCGCCGACGACCGGGCCGCCGCCAGCGCCTGGACGCCCGCCGTGACCCGGCACGGCCCGGTGACCGTGGCCGTCCTCGGCGGCGGCGACCCGCGCCGGGCGATGACCGTCCGCAACGCCGTCCGCGACCTCCTGGGCGCAAGGAAGGGCCCCTTGTTAACGCCTCCGGTAGAGGAAGGGGCCCCTTTTAACACCACGGGCGGTCGGGTTGCGCTGGTGGGCGCCGGGCCGGGCGATCCGGAGCTGATCACCGTGAAGGGCTGGCGGCTGCTCACCGAGGCCGAGGTGGTGGTCGCCGACCGGCTCGTCCCGGGGCTGCTCCTGGACGAGTTGCGGCCGGACGTCGAGCTGGTGGACGCCTCGAAGATCCCGTACGGGCCGTCGCGCACCCAGGAGGAGATCAACCGCATCCTGGTGGACCGGGCCCGGGCCGGCAAGGTGGTGGTCCGGCTCAAGGGCGGCGACCCGTACGTCTTCGGGCGCGGCGGCGAGGAGTTGCTGGCCTGCGCCGAGGCCGGTGTGCCGGTGACCGTGGTCCCGGGGGTCACCAGCGCGGTCGCGGTGCCCGGGGTGGCCGGCGTGCCGGTGACCCACCGGGGCGTGGCGCACGAGTTCACCGTGGTCTCCGGACACGTCGCACCGGATTCGCCGGCGTCGCTCGTGCGCTGGGAGGCCCTGGCCGGGCTGCGCGGCACGCTGGTGGTCCTGATGGGCCTGAAGAACCTGGCCGCGATCGCCGCCACCCTGATCGCGCACGGCAAGCCGGCCGACACCCCGGCCGCGGTGATCCAGGAGGGCACCACCGCCGCCCAGCGGACGCTGCGCTCAACCCTCGCCACGGTCGCCGCCGACGTCGAGGCCGCCGCGCTGCGCCCGCCCGCGATCGTGGTGATCGGCGACGTGGTCCACGCCCTGACCCCCTGA
- the cobC gene encoding Rv2231c family pyridoxal phosphate-dependent protein CobC, whose translation MPAPPTGSAAALDEPDLGHHGDSEATPGLVDLAVNVRRAPMPEWLADPLTAALGELAAYPDPTPARAAVAHRHGRPPDEVLLTAGAAEGFVLIARALRDARHPVVVHPQFTEPEAALRAAGHRVDRVLLDPADDFRLDPARIPADADLVMVGNPTNPTSVLHPADTIAALARPGRVLVVDEAFADTTAAPGVDGEPESLAARRDLPGLVVVRSLTKTWGLAGLRIGYLLGDAALLARFAAAQPLWAVSTPALAAATACAAPVAVAAERAIAAGLAADRDHLVTRLSGLPGVRVAGRPASAFVLIHRAGAADVRERLREQGWAVRRGDTFPGLGPDWLRIAVRDRATTDAFIETLARILEA comes from the coding sequence ATGCCCGCACCACCGACCGGGAGCGCCGCCGCTCTCGACGAGCCCGACCTGGGCCACCACGGGGACTCCGAGGCCACGCCCGGCCTGGTCGACCTGGCCGTCAACGTGCGCCGCGCGCCGATGCCCGAGTGGCTGGCCGACCCGCTGACCGCCGCCCTGGGCGAGCTGGCCGCGTACCCGGACCCGACGCCCGCCCGCGCCGCCGTCGCTCACCGGCACGGGCGACCCCCGGACGAGGTACTCCTCACCGCCGGCGCCGCCGAGGGTTTCGTGCTGATCGCCCGCGCGCTGCGCGACGCCCGCCACCCGGTGGTGGTGCACCCGCAGTTCACCGAACCGGAGGCCGCCCTGCGCGCCGCCGGCCACCGGGTGGACCGGGTCCTGCTCGACCCCGCCGACGACTTCCGGCTCGACCCGGCCCGGATACCCGCCGACGCCGACCTGGTCATGGTCGGCAACCCCACCAACCCGACGTCGGTGCTGCACCCGGCGGACACGATCGCCGCCCTCGCCCGCCCCGGCCGGGTGCTGGTGGTCGACGAGGCGTTCGCCGACACCACCGCCGCGCCCGGCGTCGACGGCGAGCCCGAGTCCCTGGCCGCCCGGCGCGACCTGCCCGGCCTGGTGGTGGTGCGCAGCCTCACCAAGACCTGGGGGCTGGCCGGGCTGCGGATCGGCTACCTGCTCGGCGACGCCGCGCTGCTGGCCCGGTTCGCCGCCGCCCAGCCGCTCTGGGCGGTCTCCACCCCGGCGCTCGCCGCCGCCACCGCCTGCGCCGCCCCGGTCGCCGTCGCGGCCGAACGCGCGATCGCCGCCGGGCTCGCCGCCGACCGCGACCACCTGGTGACCCGCCTGTCCGGCCTGCCCGGGGTACGCGTGGCGGGCCGCCCGGCCAGCGCCTTCGTGCTGATCCACCGCGCCGGCGCCGCCGACGTGCGGGAGCGGCTGCGGGAGCAGGGTTGGGCGGTCCGCCGGGGTGACACGTTCCCCGGGCTCGGCCCGGACTGGCTCCGGATCGCGGTACGCGACCGGGCCACCACCGACGCGTTCATCGAGACGCTGGCACGGATCCTGGAGGCATGA
- the otsB gene encoding trehalose-phosphatase, producing the protein MPQLLVACDYDGTLAPIVEDPSKAVPLPESVAAVRALASLPQTSVAVVSGRALRDLATLSRLPSEVHLVGSHGSEFDIGFVERLTPELIAVRHRLREVLRDIAAAHPGVRLERKPASVAVHTRGVDPQIAAAAVEAVRSGPATWEDVTVTQGKEVIELSVVATHKGTAVDQLRTQLAASAVLFIGDDVTDENAFGNLHGPDVGIKIGPGETQADYRVAEPIEAARALGLLLETRRHWLFGERAVPIERHSMLANGRTVALVTPEAKITWLCHPKPDSAAIFADLVGGSPAGHFTVGPERGGIPLGQRYRSNTMTVETRWSGLTVTDWLDLPVRETTPDDPVVVSGDSTLVRVLSGTGRARVEFAPRPEFGQVAVQLQPLDDGLLVLGSNEPVALHSPGVEWEVTNDAGYETAKAVVDLSAAGGQVVLELRFGTQSLEPHRLPVHERQTAAEQPWKDWVASLRLPATARDLVARSALTLRGLCHEPTGSILAAATTSLPEELGGVRNWDYRYCWLRDAAMTARALVDLGSTEEAEGLLRWIDGVVDRTGGHPERLHPLYTVDGYELGAEAVIDTLPGYAGSRPVRVGNLANHQLQLDVFGPVADLIAAVADARGSVRDDEWRVLENMVEAVRRRWHEPDHGIWEARLPPRHHVFSKVMLWMTVDRALHVVRQHGGEDRPEWVELRDRIAANVLEHGWHPEAEAYSVAYGYEEMDASSLWIGISGLLAGDDPRFLSTVLKIEADLRSGPVVYRYHWDDGLPGREGGFHICTAWLIEAYLRTGRRTDAEELFTQMVDTAGPTGLLPEQYDPLAERGLGNHPQAYSHLGLIRCALLLDNMLKQ; encoded by the coding sequence ATGCCCCAGCTCCTCGTCGCCTGCGACTACGACGGCACGCTCGCCCCGATCGTCGAGGACCCGAGCAAGGCCGTGCCGCTGCCCGAGTCGGTCGCCGCGGTGCGCGCGCTGGCCTCGTTGCCGCAGACCAGCGTCGCGGTGGTCTCCGGTCGCGCGCTGCGTGACCTGGCCACGCTCTCCCGGCTGCCCAGCGAGGTGCACCTCGTCGGCAGCCACGGCTCGGAGTTCGACATCGGCTTCGTCGAGCGGCTCACCCCGGAGCTGATCGCGGTCCGGCACCGGCTCCGCGAGGTGCTGCGGGACATCGCCGCCGCGCATCCGGGGGTCCGCCTGGAGCGCAAGCCGGCGAGCGTGGCCGTGCACACCCGTGGGGTCGACCCGCAGATCGCCGCCGCCGCCGTCGAGGCGGTCCGCAGCGGGCCCGCGACCTGGGAGGACGTCACCGTCACCCAGGGCAAGGAGGTCATCGAGCTGTCGGTGGTCGCCACCCACAAGGGCACCGCCGTCGACCAGCTCCGGACCCAGCTCGCGGCCAGCGCGGTGCTCTTCATCGGCGACGACGTCACCGACGAGAACGCCTTCGGCAACCTGCACGGGCCGGACGTCGGCATCAAGATCGGCCCCGGGGAGACCCAGGCGGACTACCGGGTGGCCGAGCCGATCGAGGCGGCCCGGGCGCTCGGCCTGCTGCTGGAGACCCGGCGGCACTGGCTCTTCGGCGAGCGGGCGGTGCCGATCGAGCGGCACTCGATGCTGGCCAACGGCCGTACCGTCGCGCTGGTCACGCCCGAAGCCAAGATCACCTGGCTGTGTCACCCGAAGCCGGACTCGGCGGCGATCTTCGCCGACCTGGTCGGCGGCAGCCCGGCCGGGCACTTCACCGTCGGCCCGGAGCGCGGCGGCATCCCACTGGGCCAGCGTTACCGCAGCAACACCATGACCGTGGAGACCCGCTGGTCCGGCCTGACCGTCACCGACTGGCTGGACCTGCCCGTCCGGGAGACGACCCCGGACGACCCGGTCGTGGTCAGCGGCGACTCGACCCTGGTCCGCGTGCTCAGCGGCACCGGGCGGGCCCGGGTCGAGTTCGCCCCGCGCCCCGAGTTCGGTCAGGTGGCGGTCCAGCTCCAGCCGCTCGACGACGGTCTGCTGGTGCTCGGCTCCAACGAGCCGGTCGCGTTGCACTCCCCCGGCGTCGAGTGGGAGGTCACCAACGACGCCGGCTACGAGACCGCGAAGGCGGTGGTGGACCTCTCCGCCGCCGGCGGTCAGGTGGTGCTGGAGCTGCGCTTCGGCACGCAGAGCCTGGAGCCGCACCGGCTGCCGGTGCACGAGCGGCAGACCGCCGCCGAGCAGCCCTGGAAGGACTGGGTGGCCTCGCTGCGGCTGCCCGCCACCGCCCGGGACCTGGTCGCCCGCAGCGCGCTGACGCTGCGCGGGCTCTGCCACGAGCCGACCGGCTCGATCCTCGCCGCGGCGACCACGTCGCTCCCCGAGGAACTGGGCGGGGTCCGCAACTGGGACTACCGCTACTGCTGGCTGCGGGACGCGGCGATGACCGCCCGCGCGCTGGTCGACCTCGGCTCCACCGAGGAGGCCGAGGGGCTGCTGCGCTGGATCGACGGCGTGGTCGACCGCACCGGCGGCCATCCGGAGCGGTTGCACCCGCTCTACACCGTCGACGGCTACGAGCTGGGCGCCGAGGCGGTCATCGACACGCTGCCCGGCTACGCCGGCTCCCGGCCGGTCCGGGTCGGCAACCTGGCGAACCACCAGCTCCAGCTCGACGTCTTCGGCCCGGTCGCCGACCTGATCGCCGCGGTGGCCGACGCCCGGGGCTCGGTCCGCGACGACGAGTGGCGGGTGCTGGAGAACATGGTCGAGGCGGTACGCCGCCGCTGGCACGAGCCCGACCACGGCATCTGGGAGGCCCGCCTCCCACCCCGGCACCACGTCTTCTCCAAGGTCATGCTCTGGATGACCGTCGACCGGGCGCTGCACGTGGTGCGTCAGCACGGCGGCGAGGACCGGCCGGAGTGGGTCGAGCTGCGCGACCGGATCGCCGCCAACGTGTTGGAGCACGGCTGGCACCCGGAGGCCGAGGCGTACAGCGTCGCGTACGGGTACGAGGAGATGGACGCCTCGTCGCTCTGGATCGGCATCTCCGGCCTGCTCGCCGGCGACGATCCGCGCTTCCTCTCCACCGTGCTGAAGATCGAGGCGGACCTGCGCAGCGGCCCGGTCGTCTACCGCTACCACTGGGACGACGGCCTGCCCGGCCGGGAGGGCGGCTTCCACATCTGCACGGCGTGGCTGATCGAGGCGTACCTGCGCACCGGCCGCCGCACCGACGCCGAGGAGCTGTTCACCCAGATGGTCGACACGGCCGGCCCCACGGGCCTGCTGCCCGAGCAGTACGACCCGCTCGCCGAGCGGGGCCTGGGCAACCACCCCCAGGCCTACAGCCATCTGGGCCTGATCCGCTGCGCCCTGCTGCTGGACAACATGCTCAAGCAGTGA
- the ettA gene encoding energy-dependent translational throttle protein EttA, with amino-acid sequence MAQFIYVLDKARKAHGDKVVLDNVTLNFLPGVKIGVVGPNGAGKSSLLKIMAGLDRPSNGEARLMPGYSVGMLAQEPPLNDAKTVLGNVEEAVAETKAKLERFNKIAEQMATDYSDELMEEMGKLQEELDTADAWDIDSKLELAMDALRCPPPDADVTTLSGGERRRVALCKLLLEAPDLLLLDEPTNHLDAESVQWLEQHLAKYAGTVLAITHDRYFLDNVANWILELDRGRAYPYEGNYSTYLEKKAARLSVEGRRDAKMKKRLSEELEWVRSNAKARQTKSKARLDRYDEMAAEAEKTRKLDFEEIQIPPGPRLGNTVIEANNLTKAFGERVLIDNLSFSLPRNGIVGIIGPNGVGKTTLFKTIVGLEEPTGGSVRVGETVSLSYVDQNRQGLAGDKSVWEVVSDGLDHLMVGKVEMPSRAYIAAFGFKGPDQQKPTKVLSGGERNRLNLALTLKIGGNVILLDEPTNDLDVETLSSLENALLEFPGCAVVISHDRMFLDRVATHILAWEGDDQNPAKWFWFEGNFEAYEKNKIDRLGAEAARPHRVTYRKLTRD; translated from the coding sequence GTGGCCCAGTTCATCTACGTCCTGGACAAGGCGCGCAAGGCGCACGGCGACAAGGTCGTGCTCGACAACGTGACGCTGAACTTCCTGCCGGGTGTCAAGATCGGTGTGGTCGGTCCGAACGGCGCCGGCAAGTCCAGCCTCCTCAAGATCATGGCAGGGCTCGACCGGCCGAGCAACGGCGAGGCCCGGCTGATGCCCGGCTACTCCGTCGGGATGCTGGCGCAGGAGCCGCCGCTGAACGACGCCAAGACGGTCCTCGGCAACGTCGAGGAGGCGGTCGCCGAGACCAAGGCCAAGCTGGAGCGGTTCAACAAGATCGCCGAGCAGATGGCGACCGACTACTCCGACGAGCTGATGGAGGAGATGGGCAAGCTCCAGGAGGAGCTGGACACCGCCGACGCGTGGGACATCGACTCCAAGCTCGAACTGGCCATGGACGCGCTGCGCTGCCCGCCGCCGGACGCCGACGTCACCACGCTGTCCGGTGGCGAGCGTCGCCGGGTGGCGCTGTGCAAGCTGCTGCTGGAGGCGCCCGACCTGCTGCTGCTCGACGAGCCCACCAACCACCTGGACGCGGAGAGCGTGCAGTGGCTGGAGCAGCACCTGGCCAAGTACGCCGGCACCGTCCTGGCCATCACCCACGACCGGTACTTCCTGGACAACGTGGCCAACTGGATCCTGGAGCTGGACCGCGGCCGGGCCTACCCCTACGAGGGCAACTACTCCACCTACCTGGAGAAGAAGGCCGCCCGGCTCTCCGTCGAGGGCCGCCGCGACGCCAAGATGAAGAAGCGCCTCTCCGAGGAGCTGGAGTGGGTCCGCTCGAACGCCAAGGCGCGGCAGACCAAGTCCAAGGCCCGTCTCGACCGCTACGACGAGATGGCCGCCGAGGCGGAGAAGACCCGGAAGCTGGACTTCGAGGAGATCCAGATCCCGCCGGGCCCGCGTCTGGGCAACACGGTCATCGAGGCCAACAACCTGACCAAGGCGTTCGGCGAGCGGGTCCTGATCGACAACCTGTCGTTCTCGCTGCCGCGCAACGGCATCGTCGGCATCATCGGCCCGAACGGCGTCGGCAAGACCACGCTGTTCAAGACCATCGTCGGGCTGGAGGAGCCGACCGGCGGTTCGGTCCGGGTCGGCGAGACGGTCTCGCTGTCGTACGTCGACCAGAACCGGCAGGGCCTGGCCGGTGACAAGAGCGTGTGGGAGGTCGTCTCCGACGGGCTGGACCACCTCATGGTGGGCAAGGTCGAGATGCCCTCCCGGGCGTACATCGCCGCGTTCGGCTTCAAGGGGCCGGACCAGCAGAAGCCGACCAAGGTGCTCTCCGGCGGCGAGCGGAACCGGCTCAACCTGGCGCTGACGCTCAAGATCGGCGGCAACGTCATCCTGCTCGACGAGCCGACCAACGACCTGGACGTGGAGACGCTCTCCAGCCTGGAGAACGCGCTGCTGGAGTTCCCCGGCTGCGCCGTGGTCATCTCCCACGACCGGATGTTCCTGGACCGGGTCGCCACGCACATCCTGGCCTGGGAGGGCGACGACCAGAACCCGGCCAAGTGGTTCTGGTTCGAGGGCAACTTCGAGGCGTACGAGAAGAACAAGATCGACCGGCTCGGCGCCGAGGCCGCCCGGCCGCACCGGGTGACCTACCGCAAGCTCACCCGTGACTGA